A segment of the Paraburkholderia fungorum genome:
CACCGGCTGCGGTTCCTGCCCCAACGCCCATGCCGATAAACAACATGATGGTGACGATCGCGTCACATGCGAGGTCGTAAAAATGACCGATCCGGCTCGACTTGCCGCCGATGCGCGCAAGCTCGCCGTCGGTGTGGTCGACGAAGTTCGACAGCACGATCAGCAGAGCACCTGCATTGGTCCACGCGAAATCGCCATGAGCGAGGCACAGCGCGCCTGCAAGCCCGATCAGCAGACGCAGCGTAGTGAGGTGATTCGGCGTGACCCAGGTATTCACCAGCGGAGTCACAAGCCGGCGAGCGAGCCGGGCGTCCCAGGTACGGGGCGGCGGAACATTAATTGGAGTTTGGGGTCGCGAAGTCATAACCCGGAAATATATACGGGATCGAAAAAGATTGCTTTCTTCCTGCTCGTTTCTTTGAGGTCCGTCCGTGACCTGGATGTGCTAGCAGCAAAGCAAGATTTGCCGAATCGCGATAAAGTGCAAACCCAGTTGCGCCCGTAATGCGGAATTCCTTCGATGCGCAACGTCTTTTGGGTCACGGCCACTCGCCGCCGCCCGTTGCGAAACCACTACATCGATCGAGGTCGCCGACTGCACTTATGAAACGCCTTTTTTCATCTGTACTCCTTCTTCTGGCAACTGCCGCACTGCCCCAAATAAGTTTCGCCGCGGCCCTCGACACGCCGCTCACCTGCAACGAAAGCGGCCATCAGTTCATCGCCGATCTGCTCGACCAGCAGATGATCGAGCCGAAGCCGATGCGCGTCGAAAGTAACTCGATCAATGCGTTCTCGCCCGCGTCCGGCGCCGATCTGACGGCGTTTGGTTTTCACGTGTTCGCGGTGGTCGGCTATGAAAAAGACGACCCGATGTTCCGCGTCGGCGACGGCGAACCGGTCGCGAGTTCGGCCTACGGCGTCGTGGTGCTCGGCAGCGAATCGAAGGTGCGCCACGCGATTGCCGGGAGCGGCAGCACGGCGATCGTGCATCACGTCGCGCCGCTCGTTACGGCGATTTTCTGCAAGCGGAGTTAGGCCGACGCGGGTGTTTGCACGGCGGCTCGTTTCTATAGGCTTCTATAAAAGAGTGGTCGTTCGTGCGTAGGTCGAAGACCTTTCGACAACCCTATTCCGCCATACCGTGCAGCAGAGCGCGATTCGATTGGATCACGCGTTGCAACGGAGTTTCTCAATCGCCGACACGCTGAATTGAATTTTCGTGGTCCCGAAACCAC
Coding sequences within it:
- a CDS encoding CDP-alcohol phosphatidyltransferase family protein codes for the protein MTSRPQTPINVPPPRTWDARLARRLVTPLVNTWVTPNHLTTLRLLIGLAGALCLAHGDFAWTNAGALLIVLSNFVDHTDGELARIGGKSSRIGHFYDLACDAIVTIMLFIGMGVGAGTAAGATHVGGLKVMPGVLGAVAGVAIALIFFLRMRIEEMAGKAGTKQAAVGGFETEDVLYLLPIVTLTSVVLPFVVVASIGAPLFAAWVVVDYWRVSRRAARPAVAVGSASENSQMWASE